Below is a genomic region from Methanobacterium sp..
AATTTAAAATTCTGGTTTTCGCTTCAGTACCAAGGTAAAAAAGGTCATTGTTAAAAGTGTTTTGTTCTTCACAATCTACTTTTACTGTGTTATGATACTGAGTACTCCTAAATAAATTTCGTATTCTTTTATCTGATGTGTATATATATGATCCCGGATCAATTATGAAACTTTTATCATGTGCAAATAATTCAAAACTCAACGCACTGTTATGTCTATGACCCTGTAAATATTTAGGATTAGGTGAAGATGCTTCAATTATCATATACATATCTTTATGACGCATTATGTGAAAACCTGAATTTTCAAATGATTTTGATCCGAAAGCAGGATAATTATTGGTATTTGGTTTTTCTAGCCCTCCTAATAACCAAAAAGCCTCCTCATCAAATTCATGGTTCATTAATTTAAAATCATTTCTCCCAAAAAGACCTGCACCAAGTGATAATAGATACCTATGGTCCTGCTTATCCCATCCAAAATAGTTACTTAAAATGTGAAATCTACCATCATCACAATCTCCAATTTGAGGTGCAGAACCATCTGGTTTTGTATAATACAAAATAAAGTCAAACATTCTTTCCAAACGATCCATATAAGATTTAGGGAGTTGAATATTGTTCTTTAAACATAATAACGTTGTAGAAACAAAAATTTCAGTGGTTAAACGATGGTAATTAATAGATAATTCTGTATTGACACCATCTGGAAAAACTTGATAATCTAATTCTTCAATTAAAGCAGAAATGCCTTTTTTGAGCCATTCCTTTCCTTCGTTACTTTCCTGAAAAAAAATACCTAGATAAACTAAACCTGCAATATTAGAGAGATAATGATTTCCGCGAATTTCACCAAATTCCAGATTATTCATTATATGCCTACCATGTAAATAAAGGCTTTTTAAAAATTCAATTTTAAATTCTTCAGTTAATAAATTTGATTTTGAAAAGAAATAGTAACCCCATATCCAATTTACAGCCCTTATAGCCACATCCATAGTACAAGTCCAATTAACACCTAACTCTACAGGATTGTTTTTGATCCAGCTTTTTATTTGTTTTATGAACTCTTTTACGTATTTTTCGTCTTCCGTGTACCAGAATGCTTTTCCAATAGTTACAATGTGTTGAAATCTACTTAGTTCCCATGGAATTTTAACATCTGCATTTATTCCTTTTTCAATGTATTTCAGGTGATTAACTGTACCCAAATAATATTCATCGAAATTCCATTGATAATTACTTTTAAAATCGCAATTCCAATCTATATCTTCACCAATTATTCTTTCTCCAGAACCAAGGAAATCAAAAACATGATTGCATATTTTATCAGCATCATCCAAACATTTACTGATTAACTCAGGATACCTACTAATTTCTGAAAGTATCTCTTCTTTTTTCTCAGTATTAATGTGAAATTTAGGTTCTTTCCTAAATAAAAGTTCATTTGTTGAGCGATAGTTCATTATATTAAGAAAATTTTTATCAGAGATTTTTATCGGATTAATCTTTATGGCTTTTTCTCTCATTTTTATTTTTGTAAACCTAAAAATAATTAAAAATGGCCTTAAAACTGACTTTATAATCTCTAAAAATTTGGTTGATTCTATATTATTCATACTATCAAAGATATTTGTTTTTAGTGATACTCAATAACTATATCTAAAAATATTGAATCATTAAACATATTTTATCAATTTCTCTTTAATTTTATATGTATTATAGTTCTTTTTCTTCAATCCAGTAGTTATACCAAAGAACAAAGTTAAACAAAACCCATATCTTTAAGCCTTCATTTCTTTCAAATAATCTTTCTATGGCATCTGCATTTAAAAAATTAGTTTTTGCACAAAAATCCATTATTTTTTCCCTACTTTCTTTGCCTAACTTATCAAAAAACCATTCGTAAATAGGCACGCTAAATCCTTGTTTTTTCCTATCAATAACTTCATTAGGTATTATTCCCCTAATAGCCTTTTTAAGAATGTATTTAAGC
It encodes:
- a CDS encoding alginate lyase family protein, with the protein product MNNIESTKFLEIIKSVLRPFLIIFRFTKIKMREKAIKINPIKISDKNFLNIMNYRSTNELLFRKEPKFHINTEKKEEILSEISRYPELISKCLDDADKICNHVFDFLGSGERIIGEDIDWNCDFKSNYQWNFDEYYLGTVNHLKYIEKGINADVKIPWELSRFQHIVTIGKAFWYTEDEKYVKEFIKQIKSWIKNNPVELGVNWTCTMDVAIRAVNWIWGYYFFSKSNLLTEEFKIEFLKSLYLHGRHIMNNLEFGEIRGNHYLSNIAGLVYLGIFFQESNEGKEWLKKGISALIEELDYQVFPDGVNTELSINYHRLTTEIFVSTTLLCLKNNIQLPKSYMDRLERMFDFILYYTKPDGSAPQIGDCDDGRFHILSNYFGWDKQDHRYLLSLGAGLFGRNDFKLMNHEFDEEAFWLLGGLEKPNTNNYPAFGSKSFENSGFHIMRHKDMYMIIEASSPNPKYLQGHRHNSALSFELFAHDKSFIIDPGSYIYTSDKRIRNLFRSTQYHNTVKVDCEEQNTFNNDLFYLGTEAKTRILNWKIDDQEDFFDGEHYGYKRLKDPVIHRRQIIFNKEKGFWFIKDILNGKDEHLFDLHLHLAPMKLEPYDLPYSFISMNKKANIAIIPLEIESLSVEVLEENISPSYGKKIKAPVLKYSKEAKGETIFSNLIIPFKKKDDLEEILSDFEDKNNIMI